In a genomic window of Syngnathus typhle isolate RoL2023-S1 ecotype Sweden linkage group LG4, RoL_Styp_1.0, whole genome shotgun sequence:
- the LOC133153139 gene encoding CKLF-like MARVEL transmembrane domain-containing protein 3, whose protein sequence is MGDLEAPESRQPSRSVLQSVLPSREFVSSRKGMLLIAEVALSFVDFVCFAASTAAAFVTVPLLEFLAALFLLFAYSTKFNQRFKGFLWPLMDFMRCVTAAIIYFIISIIAVSKYTDGSSKAAGVFGFIATIAFALDFYLIFNELANFLKQGGETTEEPSKRQDECSDSDSD, encoded by the exons atgGGAGACCTGGAAGCTCCCGAGTCGAGGCAGCCGAGCCGCAGCGTGCTGCAGTCGGTCCTCCCCAGCAGAGAGTTCGTCTCCTCCAGGAAAGGAATGTTGCTCATCGCTGAAGTG GCGCTGTCCTTTGTGGATTTTGTTTGCTTCGCCGCGTCCACGGCGGCCGCCTTCGTGACGGTTCCGCTGCTGGAGTTCCTGGCCGCTCTCTTCCTGCTCTTCGCCTACTCCACCAAATTCAACCAGAGGTTTAAAGGCTTCCTGTGGCCTCTGATG GATTTTATGAGATGCGTGACTGCTGCCATCATCTATTTCATCATTTCCATCATCGCCGTATCCAAATATACGGACGGTTCCTCCAAAGCTGCCGGG GTTTTTGGCTTCATCGCTACCATTGCCTTCGCTTTGgatttttatctcatttttAACGAGCTGGCCAATTTCCTGAAGCAAGGCGGAGAAACCACCGAGGAGCCTTCCAAACGGCAAG ATGAATGTTCAGACTCCGACTCGGACTGA